A single genomic interval of Rosistilla ulvae harbors:
- a CDS encoding sialate O-acetylesterase: MRTVIPIAAFFLMPLLTSVWSDGAKPPIKVFVLAGQSNMEGHARVETFDYIGDDPATAPLLQKMRNADGTPRIFDDVAISYLTGLGSNNGEGFGKLTAGYGSRRDPARDGGKIGPEFTFGLTMDEAFDQPVLIIKTAWGGKSLYYDFRPPSAGVYQRTQQDIDRDRNPESGSGHYYRLMIAHVDRVLADIQRVYPEYDAEQGYELAGFVWFQGFNDMVNRDVYPVLPKESSENRFAKYSDWMADFIHDVRKDLDAPRMPFVIGVMGVGGNTANRDNLQFREAMAAPSLLPEFRGNVTAVPTAPFWDEPLAAIQDKHDQVRQMGYLLRTKNKNHANADGTMSEAQQREYLKEMEAKLITPAEAALWDRGASNAGYHYLGCAKTFALMGVAFADAILQMPPAND; encoded by the coding sequence ATGAGAACTGTTATACCGATCGCCGCGTTTTTTCTGATGCCGTTGCTGACGAGCGTTTGGAGCGATGGGGCGAAGCCGCCAATCAAGGTGTTTGTTCTGGCGGGGCAGTCCAACATGGAGGGGCATGCCAGGGTCGAGACGTTTGATTACATCGGCGACGATCCTGCGACCGCACCGCTGTTGCAGAAGATGCGGAATGCCGATGGTACACCGCGCATTTTCGACGACGTGGCGATTTCGTATCTGACCGGGCTGGGATCGAACAACGGCGAAGGCTTTGGCAAGTTGACGGCTGGGTATGGATCGCGGAGAGATCCTGCGCGAGACGGTGGCAAGATCGGGCCCGAGTTCACCTTTGGGCTGACGATGGACGAAGCCTTCGATCAACCGGTGCTGATCATCAAAACGGCCTGGGGTGGCAAGTCGCTCTATTACGACTTCCGTCCGCCGAGCGCTGGCGTCTACCAACGGACGCAGCAGGATATCGATCGCGATCGCAATCCCGAAAGCGGATCGGGCCACTATTACCGATTGATGATCGCACATGTCGATCGGGTACTCGCGGATATCCAACGCGTCTACCCCGAATACGACGCCGAGCAAGGGTATGAGCTAGCCGGATTCGTCTGGTTCCAAGGCTTTAACGACATGGTCAACCGGGACGTCTATCCGGTCTTGCCAAAAGAGAGTTCCGAAAATCGGTTCGCCAAATACAGCGACTGGATGGCCGATTTCATCCACGATGTTCGCAAAGACCTCGACGCACCGCGGATGCCGTTTGTGATCGGCGTGATGGGAGTTGGTGGTAACACGGCGAATCGCGACAATTTGCAGTTCCGCGAAGCGATGGCGGCCCCTTCGCTGTTGCCGGAGTTCCGCGGCAATGTGACCGCCGTACCGACGGCGCCATTCTGGGACGAACCGTTGGCCGCAATTCAGGATAAACATGATCAAGTCCGGCAGATGGGCTATCTGTTGCGGACCAAAAACAAGAACCACGCCAATGCCGACGGCACGATGAGCGAAGCGCAGCAGCGAGAGTACTTAAAAGAGATGGAAGCAAAATTGATCACTCCCGCAGAAGCTGCGTTATGGGATCGAGGCGCCTCCAACGCCGGTTACCATTACCTCGGCTGTGCAAAAACGTTTGCTCTGATGGGAGTCGCGTTTGCCGACGCGATCCTGCAAATGCCGCCAGCGAACGATTAG
- a CDS encoding DOMON domain-containing protein — translation MKRAPLKWGKTGVRLDESYRIPAFGTLAGRPHYADLRMGWNENGIGFRVEVVGKAQMPWCREARVEESDGLHLYIDTRNSPGIHRANRYCHQFAFLPIGASVKRDQPVARMLNIHRARELPTPVDTDSLQVYSNLKKHGYEMSGLIPTKGLTGFDPSEYPRISMWYAIVDREIGWQTLSLGPEYPCQEDPTLWATVELARDK, via the coding sequence ATGAAACGTGCCCCGCTGAAGTGGGGCAAGACCGGTGTGCGGCTGGACGAATCGTACCGCATCCCTGCCTTTGGCACGCTGGCTGGCCGGCCGCACTACGCCGACCTGCGGATGGGGTGGAACGAGAACGGGATCGGCTTTCGTGTCGAGGTTGTCGGCAAGGCGCAGATGCCTTGGTGTCGCGAGGCGCGAGTCGAGGAGAGCGACGGTCTGCATCTATACATCGACACGCGGAATTCGCCTGGGATTCACCGGGCCAACCGCTATTGCCATCAGTTCGCCTTTCTGCCGATTGGTGCCAGCGTCAAGCGGGACCAACCGGTTGCCCGGATGCTTAACATTCATCGGGCTCGAGAATTGCCGACGCCCGTCGATACCGATTCGCTGCAGGTTTACAGCAACCTGAAAAAACACGGCTACGAGATGAGTGGCCTGATTCCGACCAAGGGATTGACTGGGTTTGACCCCAGCGAATATCCCCGGATCAGCATGTGGTACGCGATCGTCGATCGAGAGATCGGTTGGCAGACGCTCTCCCTGGGGCCGGAGTATCCATGCCAAGAGGACCCCACGCTGTGGGCCACCGTTGAACTGGCTCGCGACAAATAG
- a CDS encoding type 2 periplasmic-binding domain-containing protein: MRFLCSVLCLLPTLLLWGCDSKPAEVESDSQPKAASTVPLRVAIYESEEFARRIETGWQGVSEQPLQATVIGEQELADVAANNDLIVMPARMLGTAVKAGLITSLPEKYLADESLQYQHFLPQLRETQTRWGDSIYGLSLGSPVAMTLVRDDVAEVESDQTLTYEQYGALVETLGGDKPQSAEALADGAAATAFLRRAAAAAVTPWLFEGDSFEPVIDQPPYVRALQQLVDARKHYPEKLLTAEEVWQQIVAGDLKLAIGWPIESVEAGDDASVRIFDAPVAAEVYLGKWHPNDGAIPPRSLLSGSGLVVAISSACRQSSAARNLATWMTTEGHPVLRRVSPHVSVARDELGSIESSGMQSAATGQYDRLAQTSLSSTLAHPPLRIPHADEYLAALNAAVLKALDGSMTAEEALAQTKADWQKISESVDVKNQKNAWNEARGL; the protein is encoded by the coding sequence ATGCGATTCCTTTGCTCCGTTTTGTGCCTGCTGCCGACCCTGTTGTTGTGGGGATGTGATTCCAAGCCTGCGGAGGTTGAATCCGACAGCCAACCTAAGGCGGCGTCGACAGTTCCGTTGCGGGTGGCGATCTACGAATCCGAAGAGTTTGCCCGCCGGATCGAGACCGGATGGCAGGGCGTTTCCGAGCAACCGCTGCAGGCGACCGTTATCGGCGAACAGGAACTCGCCGACGTGGCAGCCAACAACGACTTGATCGTGATGCCGGCGCGGATGTTGGGCACGGCGGTCAAAGCCGGCTTGATCACTTCGTTGCCAGAGAAATATCTCGCCGACGAATCGCTGCAGTACCAGCACTTCCTGCCTCAGTTGCGAGAAACGCAAACGCGTTGGGGCGATTCGATCTACGGATTGTCGCTCGGATCTCCCGTCGCCATGACGTTGGTGCGCGATGACGTGGCGGAGGTGGAATCGGACCAGACGCTGACCTATGAACAATACGGTGCGCTCGTTGAGACGCTTGGTGGCGACAAGCCGCAATCGGCCGAAGCGTTGGCCGACGGCGCAGCGGCAACCGCCTTCCTGCGACGCGCCGCAGCGGCCGCGGTGACGCCATGGTTGTTCGAAGGGGACAGCTTTGAACCGGTGATCGATCAGCCACCGTATGTCCGCGCGTTGCAACAGTTGGTCGATGCGCGAAAGCACTATCCCGAGAAGCTGTTGACGGCAGAAGAGGTTTGGCAGCAGATCGTCGCTGGCGATTTGAAGCTTGCGATCGGTTGGCCGATCGAATCGGTAGAAGCTGGCGACGACGCGTCGGTGCGGATTTTCGACGCCCCGGTCGCGGCGGAGGTCTACTTGGGGAAGTGGCATCCCAACGACGGGGCGATTCCGCCGCGGTCGCTGCTGTCGGGATCGGGATTGGTCGTTGCCATCTCTTCGGCTTGCCGGCAATCATCCGCCGCGCGAAACCTGGCGACCTGGATGACAACCGAAGGGCATCCTGTGCTGCGACGTGTCAGTCCACACGTTTCGGTCGCTCGGGATGAACTGGGCTCGATCGAAAGCAGCGGGATGCAATCGGCAGCCACCGGTCAATACGATCGGCTTGCGCAGACAAGCCTCTCGAGCACCTTGGCGCATCCGCCGCTGCGGATTCCCCACGCCGATGAATATCTGGCGGCGCTGAACGCCGCGGTATTAAAGGCTCTCGATGGATCGATGACGGCGGAGGAAGCGCTCGCCCAGACCAAGGCGGATTGGCAGAAGATCAGCGAATCGGTGGATGTCAAAAATCAAAAGAACGCCTGGAACGAAGCCCGCGGGTTATAA
- the xylB gene encoding xylulokinase — translation MAYYLGIDVGTSGTKSLLIDATGKVLAEAVAEYPMHQPKPGWTEQDPEDWWQATVATVRKVVRKAKAKPADVRAIGLSGQMHGSVFLDAKNKVVRPALLWNDQRTVAECDEITQRAGGRKALIKMVANPALTGFTAPKILWLRNNEPRKFDKVRKVLLPKDEIRRRLTGEFAGDMSDASGTLLLDVVKRQWSKKLLSKLELDPDLLPPVFESEQVTGQLTAAVAEELGLSTDCKVVAGAGDCAAGAIGNGVVERGVLSTSIGTSGVMFVHSDQPEYDAEGRLHTFCHAVHGQWHMMGVNLTSGGSLQWWIDNVVQGLAGIPKGKRYEAATAEAAEIAAGSGGLSFLPYLNGERTPHADPSARGAFVGLNLTHTRAHMTRAVMEGVVFAMRDSLEIIRSLNVPVDQIRVSGGGSKNPLWKQMQADIFGQNVVTLNAEQGPAYGVALLAAVGDGAYDSIGEACKATIQVKEQTKVDRKAASAMDALFPIYQDLYVALKDSFQKIASLQ, via the coding sequence ATGGCTTATTATCTCGGGATCGATGTCGGCACCAGTGGAACGAAATCTTTGTTGATCGATGCGACGGGGAAGGTGCTGGCCGAAGCGGTCGCCGAATATCCGATGCATCAGCCCAAGCCGGGCTGGACCGAACAGGATCCCGAGGATTGGTGGCAGGCGACCGTGGCGACGGTTCGCAAAGTCGTTCGCAAAGCCAAGGCGAAACCGGCCGATGTGCGAGCGATCGGGCTGAGCGGCCAGATGCACGGATCGGTCTTCTTGGACGCAAAAAACAAAGTCGTCCGGCCGGCGCTGCTGTGGAACGATCAACGGACCGTCGCCGAATGCGATGAGATCACTCAGCGTGCCGGCGGTCGCAAAGCGCTCATTAAGATGGTCGCCAATCCCGCGCTGACCGGCTTTACGGCGCCAAAGATCTTGTGGCTGCGAAATAACGAACCGCGGAAATTCGACAAAGTCCGCAAAGTCCTGTTGCCCAAAGACGAGATCCGCCGACGTTTGACAGGCGAATTCGCCGGCGACATGAGCGACGCCAGCGGCACGTTGTTGTTGGACGTGGTGAAACGTCAGTGGAGCAAAAAGCTGCTCTCCAAACTGGAACTCGATCCCGATCTGCTGCCCCCAGTTTTTGAATCCGAACAGGTCACCGGACAACTGACCGCGGCGGTCGCCGAGGAATTGGGACTGAGCACCGATTGCAAAGTTGTCGCCGGAGCGGGGGACTGCGCCGCCGGAGCGATCGGCAACGGGGTCGTCGAGCGCGGCGTCTTGAGCACGTCGATCGGAACCTCGGGCGTGATGTTCGTTCACAGCGACCAACCCGAATACGATGCCGAAGGCCGGCTGCACACCTTCTGCCACGCTGTCCACGGCCAATGGCACATGATGGGCGTGAATCTGACCAGCGGCGGATCGCTGCAATGGTGGATCGACAACGTCGTCCAAGGACTAGCCGGAATTCCGAAAGGGAAACGCTACGAAGCGGCGACGGCCGAAGCGGCCGAGATCGCTGCGGGAAGCGGCGGCTTGAGTTTCTTGCCGTACCTGAACGGCGAGCGAACGCCGCACGCCGATCCCTCGGCGCGCGGAGCCTTCGTCGGACTGAACCTCACCCACACGCGAGCTCACATGACGCGAGCGGTCATGGAAGGGGTCGTCTTTGCGATGCGAGACAGTCTCGAAATCATCCGCTCGCTGAACGTTCCGGTCGATCAAATCCGGGTCAGCGGCGGCGGGTCGAAGAATCCGCTGTGGAAACAGATGCAGGCGGACATCTTTGGCCAGAATGTCGTCACGCTCAACGCGGAACAAGGGCCGGCCTACGGCGTCGCGTTGTTGGCCGCGGTCGGCGACGGGGCTTACGATTCGATCGGCGAAGCTTGCAAAGCGACGATCCAGGTGAAGGAGCAGACCAAGGTCGATCGCAAAGCGGCGTCGGCGATGGACGCCTTGTTCCCCATCTACCAGGATCTCTACGTCGCCTTGAAGGACTCCTTTCAGAAGATCGCATCGTTGCAGTAG
- the moaC gene encoding cyclic pyranopterin monophosphate synthase MoaC, which translates to MPPSSSHFDDAGNARMVDITDKAITVRTAVAEVSVRMQPETLQQVRERSLKKGDVLAVARLAAISGSKLTSTLIPLCHAIPIEAVAVDFQFKNSATLVCRSTVKTTARTGVEMEALTACSVAALTVYDMCKSIDRGIEIDGLKLMHKSGGKSGDFDRDTREESR; encoded by the coding sequence ATGCCCCCATCCAGCAGCCACTTCGACGACGCGGGGAACGCGCGGATGGTCGACATCACCGACAAAGCGATCACAGTCCGGACCGCGGTCGCGGAGGTCAGCGTGCGGATGCAGCCCGAAACGCTGCAACAAGTTCGCGAGCGAAGTTTAAAAAAGGGAGACGTGTTGGCCGTCGCGCGGCTGGCGGCGATCAGCGGCAGCAAGCTGACGTCGACGCTGATCCCTCTTTGCCATGCGATTCCAATCGAAGCTGTCGCTGTCGATTTTCAGTTTAAAAATTCGGCGACGCTCGTCTGTCGATCGACGGTGAAAACGACAGCTCGAACCGGCGTCGAGATGGAAGCCCTGACCGCCTGCAGCGTAGCGGCGCTGACCGTTTACGACATGTGCAAATCGATCGACCGCGGGATCGAGATCGACGGCTTAAAACTGATGCACAAGTCGGGCGGAAAAAGCGGCGACTTCGATCGCGACACGCGCGAAGAAAGCCGTTAA
- a CDS encoding DMT family transporter: MSWIWLSILSALFLGLYEIAKKSAVRGNAVPPVLLLSTSTAAILWLPWIVLSQVAPDAIPNEAFRVTTLGLHEHLYLFCKSVLAGTSWIFAFFALKHLPLSIASPIRATSPLWTIAIATLWMGERPSVQQWVGVAIVLAAFYAFSFVGLREGIRFDRNRWVGCMVVATLLGALSALYDKYLLQRVGFDPSTVQAWFSIYLVAVMTPLCLYWWFRERRKSPFHWRWQIPAIAIGLLIADFLYFTAIAQPDALISVISPLRRSSILIAFAAGILMFGEVNWRAKAVCIGGLLAGVFLLSW, encoded by the coding sequence ATGTCTTGGATTTGGTTAAGCATTCTGTCGGCCCTCTTCTTGGGACTCTACGAGATCGCAAAGAAATCGGCGGTGCGCGGCAATGCCGTTCCGCCAGTGCTGCTGCTCAGCACATCGACCGCCGCGATTCTGTGGCTGCCGTGGATCGTGCTGTCGCAAGTTGCTCCCGACGCGATCCCTAACGAAGCGTTTCGCGTGACGACGCTTGGTCTGCACGAGCACTTGTATCTGTTTTGCAAATCGGTGCTGGCTGGCACCTCGTGGATCTTTGCCTTCTTTGCGCTGAAGCACCTCCCGTTGTCGATCGCGTCGCCGATCCGAGCGACCAGCCCGTTGTGGACGATTGCGATCGCGACGCTGTGGATGGGCGAAAGGCCCAGCGTGCAGCAGTGGGTTGGCGTGGCGATCGTGCTGGCCGCCTTCTACGCCTTCTCGTTCGTAGGCCTTCGCGAAGGGATCCGCTTCGATCGCAATCGCTGGGTCGGATGCATGGTCGTGGCGACGCTGTTGGGTGCGTTGAGCGCGTTGTACGACAAATATCTGCTGCAGCGCGTCGGATTCGATCCGTCGACGGTGCAGGCTTGGTTTTCGATCTACTTGGTCGCCGTGATGACGCCGCTGTGCCTGTATTGGTGGTTTCGTGAACGAAGGAAATCGCCGTTCCACTGGCGGTGGCAGATCCCCGCGATCGCGATCGGTTTGTTGATCGCCGACTTCTTGTATTTCACCGCGATCGCCCAGCCGGACGCTTTGATTTCGGTGATCTCACCGCTCCGGCGATCCTCGATCTTGATCGCCTTTGCCGCCGGGATCTTGATGTTTGGCGAAGTCAATTGGCGAGCCAAAGCTGTCTGCATCGGCGGGCTACTGGCGGGCGTCTTCCTACTCAGCTGGTGA